In Hippocampus zosterae strain Florida chromosome 21, ASM2543408v3, whole genome shotgun sequence, the genomic window TCACAATGGGTCACAAAGAGCTTCATTCAAGAGGACCTTAGTCACCCTCCACCGAGTGCAGCTCCAGAGCCTGTGTCTTGTGTTCCCGCTCTCTCCCAACAGGTCGCAGTCTCACAGGCCTACCACTAACCCCAATCCTTCCAAGTTCGCCCAAAAGTTTGGAGGATCGGAAAAATGCGCTCGCTGTGGTGACTCCGTGTACGCCGCAGAAAAGATTATGGGCGCAGGCAAGGTAACTTGTCCTCCACTTCATCAACACTAATTCACATTCCCATATGTTAACCATTTCTtctcgattttttttgttgttcaagacaacatgacattttttaaaaaaaaagataccatGTGCTTCCcctgcaccccccaaaaaatactattttcttggaaaataatttttctcttgcaatataaaaaaaaaatcccactcctataatgtgaaaaaaaagattcctggAAAATAATTTATTCCCCAAATTCTTTGTACaagttttccattaaaaaaaatgcctttctttttttggtgttggGGGTGTGATCTATTTTggctaatttttttgtttgtgtaataTTCCACATTTCTTTCTTGAAAATCAAACAATTATTCCACCCAatcaatttaaatatttttcttgaacaaaatgttttttccgcTCAAAAAGTTTGGAGAATTTCCtcgtaaatatttttattgttttaatttttttctcagttttcgCTTAAAAATTTTGACACTGTTTACtcaaaaatgtaactttttaaactttttttggggggggttgttaatGTTGCTCAAAAAAATTTCACAACTTTCTCGACATTTTTTTAGACTTATTTAGTCCtttttagggggaaaaataaagacacaaaagacttaactttaaaaaaaaattgttggaaTATTGTAACTTCAGTCTTACAATTACAACCTCTGACCCAAACATGCCCAAATCTTTGTTTTCATGGGCTTCACTTGCAGTCCATGACAAAATTAGCAAAGGCAAACTTGCGACGACTTTTCAAGGGTTCACCttgaaccctttgagggacagcggttactacaggggacagcttatcatgttatcggttTACAGGGTGCCTGAAATGCTCGATTCAAAAATCACAGCAATCCATCCAGGCAACAATCAGCTCAGTGAAGCATTCGCCCCAACAGCAATATCATATCAGTTCCCAAAAAAGTGTCAATGTCATATCAATGCAGTATGAATGTTCTTAATAGATTAGTAAAATAAGAGCGCGACAGGCAGTAAACTCACCAAGCTTTTCTTTAGCTGTGAAAACCCCCAACCGGGGGCAGGGAGCCACTTGAACCCATAAAAGGTCATCCATTTTCCTCATAAACATCCGGGAATGACAAATCCAGGGTGAAATTGAATTCCATTTATATTATGTTCAACAACAAATTAACATCGGCTTCAAGTTTTGATTTggattggaatgtttttttcccccgaccaGCTGTCAGGCATATTCCCATTTCTGATTACTTCCTGGAAGggaaccaatcagatttcagcattCATACTACATGCTGAgacggtttttttttctcatcacaatATGTACAAAATGATGTTCCAGATTATTTGCATCCGCATTTGAATGGGAAAGCGTATCTGAGTGTGTAATAGTGTATTTTTCTCTGGGTGTCAAATTCTTatcaactgttttaaaatgtatctCTGTGTGCACGTTTGTGCCCCACAGCCATGGCACAAGAACTGCTTCCGCTGTGCCAAGTGCGGCAAGAGCCTGGAGTCGACCACCCAGACGGACAACGAAGGTGAAATCTACTGCAAAGGTGACGACGTccaactcttgttttttttttccaccctcaaAATAATTGGCAGACAGGCTTCGTTTGTTTCTCGGCTAGTGACATAATGAAAGGAGTCAcgagtgacattttattttcagctgACTCTCTTGTGCTGCTATTATGATGCAGTAATTTGCTTTTAAAACCGTAGAAGCATATTTTGACTTTTGGGATAAACGCTTTTCAAAAGTCAACCAACTACCGAGAGCGATTTAAAAATACGCCACGAACGTAACACGTGGAGGAGAAATATCACAACCCTTGAGTCCTACATTTCATCACTGGAACGTGAAATTGAAGTTATGTCATGTGTGACATCAATCAAATGCACACATtgcatgcaaatattttgtttgtgttttctgaTCCATCTCCTTGTGAACCCCGCAAACAATCCCGATTTTCGACTCAGTCGGCTACAGCAAATTTTACGAGCGTTTGGGTGGTTCTCACACACTAACAAGGATTGAACGTTTGTGCAAAACCTGACCAGCAGGAATGTTGCATCTCAGCTTCAACCAACACCAGGTCACTTGCTGTCCAACAAAAGGGGATAGAAAATATTCCAGTAAATAGCCACTCATGAGAATTATTtcttgaaattgaaatttttaCGATCGTGTCAGATCAGTTTTCTGCGCATGCGCCATTTAGCGGAAGCTAAGTTCGAAAATGCTAACACGGCGACGCATTCCAACAAAACTAAATTCGGCTCCGTTTTAGCTTTCGTGTAATGCCGCGTTTGGTTCGAATTTGTATCTTAGCTTAATGTCTTCTTATTATTGATCTCCCGCAGCTTGCTATGCCAAGAACTTTGGCCCGAAAGGATTCGGCTTCGGCCAAGGAGCGGGGGCACTGGTCCACGCTGAGTGACACTGTTGCAATTCCTCTCcgcttttttttgcttttaatccTTCTCAAATAAAACAGTACACGCCATCAACATAAAACTTCACATTTGACTGTCTTTTATTATTAAAGCCATTAAAACTGAACCATGCCCATGTTTTACATCTGAAGCGGAGTTAAAGTGATGTgggcagagagagacagaggcaCTGGAATGATATCCTATTTTCCTGTGTATgtattttataatatatatgtactgtatgtccccAGAACCCACCTGACTTTTTTGTGGGAATAAATCGCAAAACGGGGCTGCTTTTGGTGTGTTGAtatgcgaaaaaaaaacaaacaccaggcCCATCTCGCATGGTCACATTTCCGCTTttagcaaaagaaaagaaaaaaagtttgtctcgTCTCTTTGCTTTACAATTTGTACATCCAGTGGTATAACAAACCCAtatgtgacatttaaaaataataccaaaaaaatggatgagtaCAGTCCACAAGCATGGAATATAATACAGTCGAGGGGTTCACAAGACACTGGATTTGAGGGTTAATCAAACAAAACGGAAGAGAATGCACTTGCCAAGACGTAACACTGAGTATATACAGTGGCACCCGGGGGCGGCATCATACATGCAAGTGTGGGACACCAGTGTTGGACATCACTAAAAGCTACAGTCACTTCTTCATGTCCTTGTCATTTAGTCcccctcaaatgaaaaaaaaaaagaaatctggacTATTTATGTACACATTCTTTACACGGTGCCTCACATACAGGGAAAGTAAAcaatgggggaggaaaaaacgtgctgctgggcccttttgtTCAgtagcagccccccccccccaaaaaaaaaaaaatcagtgcaaGTTTGGAGgcagaccaaaacaaaaaacagacatcAGAGTTGACAGCTTTTTGATAGATACACGGAATGAACCTTCCTTTCCTATAATCCTTAATAAATACACCATCCAACAGCTACAGCTAGACTCTAAATATAAAAAGCCTActcatcttttaaaaaaaaaaagtcaagaaatgaTGGAGGATCTCATCGATAAATACGCTTTCAATAAATATACctgtaacacattttttttttttttgccggtccAGAACGCTGATAAAAAAACATTCCCTTATCCGAAAATAAAAGAACCTAAGAGTGAAGAGGGGACACTGCAACCGCATCCCTACCGGTACCAGAGGTGCTTTGATTTGTGACGTTTTTGTTGTCCATCTCCCTCTAATAGTGGTGACAAGtggaagggggttggggggggggggggttgcccctCAACAGCATGCGAATCCCGTCCCAGTTTTTGCGTGATGCTGCGAAGGAGTGCCGGTTCTCACAACAAACGAGgacttgccccccccacccccctctcccccaattCTGTCTTCACACCCCCTCTTTTTTAAACCAGCTGGTAGCCAGAGCCTGACGTCTGGTCGTAGTCTATTGTGTACTGCGCCGTCCAGTCCACCGCCACGGGCCGCATCAGGCCGCAGCATCGGATCTCGAAGAAGTCGATGAGGTTTCGGATGCAGCcgtgactgtaaaaaaaaaaaaacaggcgagGGACGAACAAGGGGGAATGAACGCTCGATGATATGAAAAGCAAGGCTAAAATATTCAAAAGCATGCTGAGTGTAAAATAtattcttgtttttggaatgtgggaggaaaccggagcacccggagaaaagccacgcaggctcggggagaacgtgcacactccacacagggaggccggagcggggattgaacccaagactgtgaggttgacgcgctaaccactagtcCACTGGGGCCGCATTATTTCatgttcactcattcactcccaa contains:
- the csrp2 gene encoding cysteine and glycine-rich protein 2, with amino-acid sequence MPNWGGGNKCTACHGTVYHAEEVQCDGQSFHKGCFLCMVCRKGLDSTTVSIHDQEIYCRSCYGKKYGPKGYGYGQGAGTLNMDRGERLGIKPEQSQSHRPTTNPNPSKFAQKFGGSEKCARCGDSVYAAEKIMGAGKPWHKNCFRCAKCGKSLESTTQTDNEGEIYCKACYAKNFGPKGFGFGQGAGALVHAE